One genomic window of Sulfurovum lithotrophicum includes the following:
- a CDS encoding trypsin-like peptidase domain-containing protein, with translation MKKIILLLLIMLSVLFSNTPNACDVLAANPKDKSNPTGVIGVNFEKIDVVKARKACTQAVKDFPNEPRYSYQLGRVYHKMKEYKKAFEWYKRSAEQNNTLSQYELIRMYHKGVGTKKNQKESLKWLMVAAKQGSSVAQGALGMIYRDGDKGLKQDYKKAIYWYKKSAEQNVSQAQNDLGEMYYYGEGVEKDYKKAFKWYMKAAKQNNPQAQNDLGEMYYYGEGVEKDYKKAFKWYMKAAKQGNTYAQAHLGDMYYSGEGVEKDYKEAFKWYMKAAKQGNAYTQAHLGYMYYYGEGVEKDYKKAFKWYMKAAKKGNAYAQGQVGQMYIFDKAVKKDEKEAFKWAMKGAKQGDADAQYILGAMYINGTGTKRNYKKAFQWRIKAAKQNYVAAQLFIAIMYEQGHGVKRNYIKAYAWYNIAATNNKMGIGKESMNKLETKMTPQQIAIAQSYDPLKEDKEIENKLDGEKTESSQRYIGTGFFVDKFTVLTNNHVVKNCKGIELIRMGYRSTAKIKAKDSINDLAILEADKANSSFLNFRAGQGIRIGDDIVVIGYPLGYLLGSGIKVTTGNVSALTGLVNDTTNMQLTAPVQPGNSGGALLDKSGNVVGVVVARLKREQNVNLAIKSNVAQMFLDINNINYGVSMSKDKKDVADIADEAKDGIVKVICYQ, from the coding sequence ATGAAAAAAATAATACTATTACTATTGATAATGCTTAGCGTACTATTCTCAAATACCCCTAATGCCTGTGATGTTTTGGCAGCTAATCCAAAGGATAAGTCAAATCCTACTGGTGTTATTGGTGTTAATTTTGAAAAGATTGATGTAGTTAAAGCAAGAAAAGCCTGTACTCAAGCGGTTAAAGATTTCCCTAATGAACCGAGATATAGCTATCAGTTAGGTAGAGTGTACCATAAGATGAAAGAGTACAAAAAAGCTTTTGAATGGTACAAAAGGTCAGCTGAGCAAAATAATACTCTCTCACAGTACGAACTTATACGTATGTATCATAAGGGTGTAGGTACTAAAAAGAATCAAAAAGAATCTCTAAAATGGTTGATGGTTGCTGCCAAACAAGGTTCTTCAGTAGCCCAGGGTGCATTAGGAATGATATATAGAGATGGCGATAAAGGACTTAAACAGGATTATAAAAAAGCAATATATTGGTATAAGAAATCAGCCGAGCAAAATGTATCTCAAGCACAAAATGATTTAGGCGAAATGTACTACTATGGAGAAGGTGTTGAAAAAGATTACAAAAAAGCATTCAAATGGTATATGAAAGCTGCAAAGCAAAATAATCCTCAAGCACAAAATGATTTAGGCGAAATGTACTACTATGGAGAAGGTGTGGAAAAAGATTACAAAAAAGCATTCAAATGGTATATGAAAGCTGCAAAGCAAGGAAATACTTATGCTCAAGCACATCTTGGAGATATGTATTATTCTGGAGAAGGTGTTGAAAAAGATTACAAAGAAGCCTTCAAGTGGTATATGAAAGCTGCAAAGCAAGGAAATGCTTATACTCAAGCACATCTTGGATATATGTACTACTATGGAGAAGGTGTTGAAAAAGATTACAAAAAAGCATTCAAATGGTATATGAAAGCTGCAAAGAAAGGAAATGCTTATGCTCAAGGTCAAGTAGGACAAATGTATATTTTTGATAAGGCAGTTAAAAAAGACGAAAAAGAAGCTTTTAAGTGGGCCATGAAAGGAGCTAAACAAGGGGATGCTGATGCTCAGTATATACTTGGGGCTATGTATATAAATGGAACAGGAACCAAAAGAAACTATAAGAAAGCCTTTCAATGGCGTATAAAAGCAGCTAAGCAAAATTATGTTGCAGCTCAACTTTTTATTGCAATTATGTATGAACAGGGTCATGGTGTTAAAAGAAATTATATAAAGGCTTATGCTTGGTACAATATTGCTGCAACTAACAATAAAATGGGTATTGGTAAAGAATCTATGAATAAACTTGAAACAAAAATGACTCCTCAACAAATTGCCATTGCCCAAAGCTATGATCCACTTAAAGAGGATAAAGAAATAGAAAATAAATTAGATGGGGAGAAAACGGAATCTTCACAAAGATATATAGGGACAGGTTTTTTCGTTGATAAATTTACAGTCCTAACAAATAATCATGTAGTTAAAAATTGTAAAGGTATCGAACTTATTAGAATGGGGTATAGGTCTACAGCTAAAATAAAAGCAAAGGATTCTATCAATGACCTGGCAATACTTGAAGCAGATAAAGCAAATAGCAGTTTTCTGAATTTTAGAGCTGGCCAAGGTATTCGTATTGGTGACGATATTGTTGTGATCGGCTATCCTCTGGGATACCTTCTTGGTAGTGGGATTAAAGTAACAACAGGTAATGTGAGTGCATTGACTGGGTTAGTTAATGATACAACTAATATGCAACTAACTGCTCCTGTGCAGCCTGGAAATAGTGGAGGAGCATTATTAGACAAAAGTGGCAATGTAGTAGGTGTTGTAGTTGCAAGATTAAAGAGAGAACAGAATGTCAATTTGGCAATAAAATCTAATGTGGCTCAAATGTTCTTGGATATTAATAATATAAATTACGGTGTATCTATGTCCAAAGATAAAAAAGATGTAGCTGATATTGCAGATGAAGCAAAAGATGGTATTGTGAAGGTTATTTGTTATCAATAG
- the dnaG gene encoding DNA primase, whose product MIDNASIESLKNSIDIVDVIGNFIELKKAGANYKANCPFHGEKTPSFVVSPSKQIYHCFGCGVGGDSIKFVMELEKLSYPEAIEKLASMYNFSLNYTKGSSDYSDAKRVLETIQAWYVKNLENNPTAKQYLLDRGIAQSSIERFGIGYVPDGNSVIHFLNSALLPLPKAVEAGILAQGEGGRYYARLVERITFPIYSTSGGAVGFGGRTITNHPAKYINSPQTKLFNKSRLLYGYDLAKESIYKNKKLIVCEGYLDVVMFHQAGFTEAVATLGTALTAEHLPLLRKGDPKVILAYDGDKAGVAAALKAAQMLSVSGFDGGVVLFPDGQDPADLIAKGQSEAVAKLLREAKPLIPFVLEQTIYAYNLHDPRAKEAAFGAAKQFLDGLSQIIKDAYIPMTATLLGVSPALFGKQTQPNRAKESFSQKRDDVAQLSILKTLLEKPELIDSVLDVIDVNMFGGYAAMFSALISGEKEHPHLMGLAVDDTFQIMDEAELQGVLRNFLIKHYDMKLKNIVADQTIPFEKKSFLIRKIKTDIIPRLKRGELVAFEGN is encoded by the coding sequence ATGATCGATAATGCCTCCATAGAATCCCTCAAGAACAGTATCGATATCGTTGATGTGATAGGGAACTTCATTGAATTGAAAAAAGCCGGGGCTAACTATAAAGCGAACTGCCCTTTTCATGGTGAGAAGACCCCCTCTTTTGTCGTGAGCCCCAGCAAGCAGATATACCACTGTTTTGGCTGCGGCGTAGGCGGAGACAGCATCAAGTTCGTGATGGAACTGGAGAAGCTTTCCTACCCCGAAGCAATCGAAAAACTGGCATCGATGTACAATTTTTCGCTCAACTATACCAAGGGGTCTTCGGACTACTCCGATGCCAAACGAGTACTCGAGACCATACAGGCCTGGTATGTCAAGAATCTGGAAAACAACCCCACGGCTAAACAATATCTTCTCGACAGGGGGATCGCACAGAGTTCCATAGAGCGTTTCGGTATCGGGTATGTCCCCGACGGCAACTCCGTGATCCATTTTCTAAACTCTGCACTGTTGCCGCTTCCCAAAGCGGTGGAAGCGGGCATTCTGGCACAGGGTGAGGGCGGAAGGTATTATGCGCGTCTGGTGGAACGTATCACTTTTCCCATATACTCTACCAGCGGCGGGGCTGTCGGTTTTGGAGGACGTACTATTACCAACCATCCGGCAAAGTATATCAATTCACCGCAGACCAAACTCTTCAACAAATCCAGACTGCTTTACGGCTACGACCTGGCAAAAGAGAGCATTTACAAAAATAAAAAGCTGATCGTCTGTGAGGGCTACCTCGATGTCGTGATGTTCCATCAGGCAGGTTTTACCGAAGCCGTCGCTACTCTGGGTACGGCACTGACGGCAGAGCACCTGCCTCTGCTCAGAAAAGGTGATCCCAAAGTTATTCTTGCGTATGACGGAGACAAGGCAGGAGTAGCTGCAGCATTGAAGGCAGCACAGATGCTGAGTGTTTCGGGCTTTGACGGTGGTGTGGTTCTTTTTCCCGACGGGCAGGACCCGGCCGATCTCATCGCCAAAGGGCAGAGCGAAGCGGTCGCCAAACTGCTGCGTGAAGCCAAGCCGCTCATTCCTTTTGTATTGGAACAGACCATCTATGCCTACAACCTGCACGATCCTCGTGCAAAAGAGGCGGCATTCGGGGCTGCCAAACAGTTCCTTGATGGCTTGAGCCAGATCATAAAGGATGCCTACATTCCTATGACAGCGACACTGTTGGGGGTTTCTCCTGCACTGTTCGGAAAGCAGACACAGCCAAACCGCGCCAAAGAGAGTTTTTCTCAAAAAAGAGATGACGTGGCACAGTTGAGCATACTGAAAACACTGCTGGAAAAACCCGAACTGATCGATTCGGTACTCGATGTCATCGATGTCAATATGTTCGGCGGTTATGCCGCCATGTTCTCGGCACTGATCAGCGGGGAGAAGGAGCATCCGCATTTGATGGGACTGGCCGTAGACGATACCTTCCAGATAATGGACGAAGCAGAACTTCAGGGGGTGCTACGGAACTTTTTGATCAAGCACTACGATATGAAACTCAAAAATATCGTGGCAGACCAGACCATACCTTTTGAGAAGAAGAGTTTTTTGATACGTAAAATAAAAACTGATATAATCCCACGACTCAAGCGTGGAGAACTGGTCGCATTTGAAGGCAATTAA
- a CDS encoding peptidylprolyl isomerase, translating to MATASARHILVNDEAFCKELKEKINSGETTFEAAAKEFSTCPSGARGGELGTFSQGQMVPEFDKVVFNDEVGVVHGPVKTQFGYHLLEITERS from the coding sequence ATGGCAACAGCAAGTGCAAGACATATTCTGGTAAACGACGAAGCGTTCTGTAAAGAACTCAAAGAGAAGATCAACTCAGGTGAGACCACATTCGAAGCAGCAGCGAAAGAGTTCTCTACCTGTCCATCAGGTGCAAGAGGCGGTGAACTCGGTACCTTCTCGCAAGGACAGATGGTGCCGGAATTCGACAAAGTGGTTTTCAACGATGAAGTTGGTGTGGTACACGGCCCGGTTAAGACACAGTTTGGCTATCACCTGCTTGAAATTACAGAACGTTCATAA
- a CDS encoding response regulator: MKTYNTYFTSEQALLEFIEEHHIKDSSSLLIQVFTSKNSEVFITELTTIISTTLPYASLIGSTTDGEIKDGLVSTMQTVISFTIFEKTALKTYISNDFENYFEGGAKLARDLYEPKTKVIISFIDGLSGNGEDFLNGINSISKEVNVAGGLAGDNATFDKTFVFTKDKVLQNGVVGVGLTSEFLNVFTNYSFHWLPIGKSLTITKAVGNRVYTIDDKTAYDTYAYYLGEDTASALPAVGIEFPLIIRRNGINIARAVLSSEPDGSLVFAGNLKNGDIVRFGYGDSDAILSHAKRNVKNIVDKPIESIFIYSCMARRRFMPEQIELETKPFNAIAPTSGFFTYGEFYCSLKKELLNQTMTVLALSESDEVKKKITFESDEKSYSNKSSTIKALSHLINVSSGELEVLNNDLEKKIEERTKELEIAKDRAEQATESKSKFLANMSHEIRTPMNAITGMSHLVLQTDLSEKQRNYIKKIDSSAKILLDIINDILDFSKIEAGKLNIEKANFDLFQVLDNVINIIEFKAHEKNLELIVSYDSDMGKNFYGDSLRISQVLTNLVGNAIKFTQSGEVGVYVTKVRQNRYRFEIRDTGIGLTKEQQQNLFQAFTQADGSTTRKYGGTGLGLTISKQLVELMDGKIWVESEYGKGSSFIFEIKLMERGDQKTYRIFKDKKVLIVDDNQTWHDILGSVLKKYGVEAESALSGKEALTKIKEHNVDYDLILMDWNMPELDGIQTTLSIKDIYSKDKSLALKSPPTVIMVSAFRQESLVKYAKDAGIDIFLQKPINPSMLNDILSGLFLDDVAIKYQSEMQESSLEEEIHTLKGSKILLVEDNSTNQEIILGLLENSGIIIETVNNGQEAVDQFKANDYELILMDIQMPVMDGYEATKIIREIDQNIPIIALTANAMKEDVEKSALLGMKAHLNKPIEVEKLYEVLLKYISRKSTSHQEGILPAEENVSKDETTVPAFQNINALAGLKHLAGNKKLYLKILNDFLSNYKDIVLEDMDADAFKRATHTVKGLSSNIGAMSLHLIAKELDETQDEHLLPKFYQELKLVIDELKEKLPTEGTQEIYSKEKISDEKRDDLFAKLKEAIETKVITKCEPVIDEIEGYSLSNEDQALFEKVKYYIDEFELKEAIALLNG, from the coding sequence ATGAAGACATACAATACATATTTTACATCCGAACAAGCGCTACTGGAATTCATAGAAGAGCATCACATCAAAGATTCTTCCTCTCTTTTGATTCAGGTTTTTACATCCAAGAACAGTGAAGTGTTCATCACTGAACTTACAACTATCATCAGCACTACCCTGCCGTACGCCTCGCTTATAGGAAGCACAACGGATGGCGAGATCAAAGATGGACTTGTTTCAACTATGCAAACAGTGATCAGTTTCACCATATTTGAAAAAACAGCATTAAAAACCTATATATCCAATGATTTTGAAAACTATTTTGAAGGCGGTGCCAAACTTGCCCGTGACCTGTATGAGCCCAAGACAAAAGTGATAATCTCTTTTATAGACGGACTGAGCGGGAACGGTGAGGATTTTCTAAACGGTATTAATTCCATAAGCAAAGAGGTTAACGTAGCCGGCGGCCTCGCAGGTGACAACGCTACTTTTGATAAAACGTTTGTGTTTACCAAAGATAAAGTGCTTCAAAACGGTGTTGTAGGTGTTGGGCTCACTTCTGAATTCTTAAATGTTTTTACAAATTACAGTTTTCATTGGCTCCCTATAGGCAAAAGTTTAACGATCACAAAAGCTGTCGGAAACCGTGTGTATACCATAGATGATAAAACGGCGTATGATACGTATGCCTACTATTTGGGGGAGGATACTGCAAGTGCTTTACCTGCCGTAGGTATAGAATTCCCGCTGATTATCAGGAGAAACGGCATCAATATCGCAAGAGCTGTATTAAGCAGTGAGCCTGACGGCTCTTTAGTGTTCGCAGGCAACCTAAAAAATGGTGATATCGTCAGGTTTGGTTATGGTGACAGTGATGCTATATTAAGCCATGCAAAACGAAATGTTAAAAATATTGTTGATAAGCCTATAGAATCCATTTTTATATATTCCTGTATGGCAAGACGAAGGTTTATGCCTGAGCAGATAGAGCTTGAAACAAAACCGTTTAACGCCATTGCCCCTACATCAGGCTTCTTTACCTATGGAGAATTTTACTGCTCTTTAAAAAAAGAGCTATTGAATCAAACAATGACGGTACTGGCATTAAGTGAATCAGATGAAGTGAAAAAAAAGATAACTTTTGAGAGTGATGAAAAATCGTATTCAAATAAAAGCAGCACGATCAAAGCATTGTCACATTTGATCAATGTATCCTCAGGTGAACTGGAAGTGTTAAATAATGATTTAGAGAAAAAAATTGAAGAGCGGACTAAAGAGCTGGAGATAGCAAAAGACAGAGCTGAACAAGCTACAGAATCCAAGAGTAAATTCCTGGCAAATATGTCCCACGAGATAAGAACGCCTATGAACGCAATTACTGGGATGAGCCATTTGGTATTGCAAACGGATTTAAGTGAAAAGCAGAGGAATTATATCAAAAAGATAGACTCTTCGGCAAAGATACTTCTTGATATCATTAATGATATTTTAGATTTCTCTAAAATAGAAGCAGGAAAACTGAATATTGAAAAAGCAAACTTCGATCTGTTTCAAGTACTTGATAATGTGATCAATATCATAGAATTTAAAGCACATGAGAAAAACCTTGAATTAATTGTCAGTTATGATAGTGATATGGGGAAAAACTTTTATGGGGACAGTTTAAGGATATCTCAGGTTCTAACCAATCTTGTAGGCAATGCAATCAAGTTTACCCAGTCGGGTGAGGTTGGCGTATATGTTACAAAAGTAAGGCAGAATAGATATAGGTTTGAAATAAGAGATACAGGGATCGGATTGACCAAAGAACAACAGCAAAACCTTTTTCAGGCTTTTACTCAGGCAGATGGAAGCACCACTAGAAAATATGGGGGAACAGGTCTTGGGCTTACCATCTCCAAACAGCTGGTCGAACTGATGGATGGTAAGATCTGGGTAGAGAGTGAATATGGCAAGGGAAGCAGTTTTATCTTTGAGATTAAGCTTATGGAACGGGGAGATCAAAAAACATATAGAATATTTAAAGATAAAAAAGTTCTTATAGTTGATGACAATCAAACATGGCATGATATACTGGGAAGTGTATTGAAAAAATATGGTGTTGAGGCAGAATCTGCACTAAGTGGAAAAGAGGCGCTGACTAAGATAAAAGAACATAATGTGGATTATGATCTGATATTGATGGACTGGAATATGCCAGAGCTTGATGGTATACAAACGACCCTGTCTATCAAGGATATCTATAGCAAAGATAAGAGTTTGGCGCTCAAATCTCCGCCAACCGTTATTATGGTGAGTGCCTTTAGGCAAGAGAGCCTTGTCAAGTATGCCAAAGATGCAGGTATAGACATATTTTTACAAAAGCCGATCAATCCGTCAATGCTTAATGATATATTGAGCGGGCTGTTCTTGGATGATGTTGCTATAAAGTATCAGTCTGAAATGCAAGAAAGTTCTTTGGAAGAAGAGATACATACTCTCAAAGGAAGCAAAATACTTCTTGTTGAAGATAACAGTACAAATCAGGAGATTATTTTAGGCCTGTTGGAAAACAGCGGTATAATTATAGAGACAGTTAACAACGGGCAGGAAGCCGTTGATCAGTTTAAAGCCAATGATTATGAACTGATACTTATGGATATACAGATGCCGGTAATGGATGGGTATGAAGCGACAAAAATCATTAGAGAGATAGACCAGAATATCCCGATCATTGCACTCACAGCGAATGCTATGAAAGAAGATGTTGAAAAAAGTGCTTTATTGGGGATGAAAGCACATTTAAACAAACCTATTGAGGTTGAAAAACTCTATGAAGTGCTTTTAAAATATATTTCCAGAAAAAGTACTTCGCACCAAGAAGGTATTTTACCTGCAGAGGAGAATGTAAGCAAAGATGAGACCACTGTTCCGGCATTTCAAAATATAAATGCTCTTGCAGGGTTGAAGCATTTAGCGGGAAATAAAAAACTGTATCTAAAAATATTGAATGATTTTCTTTCCAACTATAAAGATATTGTCCTGGAGGATATGGATGCTGATGCATTTAAAAGAGCTACACATACAGTCAAAGGACTCAGTTCAAATATTGGTGCAATGTCTCTTCATTTGATAGCAAAAGAACTGGATGAAACACAAGATGAGCATTTACTCCCAAAATTTTATCAGGAATTGAAATTGGTAATTGATGAGTTGAAAGAGAAACTACCGACTGAGGGAACGCAAGAGATATACAGTAAAGAAAAAATATCAGATGAAAAAAGAGATGACTTGTTTGCCAAATTAAAAGAGGCTATAGAGACAAAAGTAATTACCAAATGTGAGCCGGTCATAGATGAGATAGAAGGGTATTCTTTAAGTAATGAAGACCAAGCCCTCTTTGAGAAAGTGAAATATTATATAGATGAATTTGAATTAAAAGAGGCTATAGCGTTACTGAATGGATAA
- a CDS encoding GGDEF domain-containing response regulator — protein MDEKQTILVIDDTKENIHILIGLLGDNYNVMAAKSGKAALEIVNEEDIDLILLDIMMPEMDGYEVCEILKSQIATKDIPILFITAKTDEDSIEKAYDVGGVDYVTKPFKPKELLARIHTHLKLSETLHMLEYMATRDSMTGIYNRRKFFELGEVLFRQIENLFAVMIDIDRFKNINDTYGHPFGDIVIKSLAQTISNLIPDTAVFGRLGGEEFMILLENGSLDEMKEKAEEIRVAIENLENMYEGSVVKFTVSSGIAQKYPSDTIDTFLKRADEALYDAKETGRNRVCFRGVVRI, from the coding sequence ATGGATGAAAAGCAGACTATCTTGGTCATAGATGATACGAAAGAGAATATACACATATTGATCGGTCTTTTAGGCGATAATTACAATGTTATGGCTGCAAAAAGTGGGAAAGCTGCACTGGAGATCGTCAATGAAGAAGACATAGATTTGATCTTGCTGGATATCATGATGCCTGAAATGGACGGGTATGAAGTATGTGAGATCTTAAAATCACAAATAGCTACAAAAGACATTCCCATACTTTTCATTACGGCAAAAACAGATGAAGACAGTATAGAAAAGGCATATGATGTCGGTGGTGTTGACTATGTTACCAAACCCTTTAAACCCAAAGAACTGCTTGCAAGGATACATACCCATCTGAAACTAAGTGAAACACTACATATGTTAGAATACATGGCTACAAGAGACTCTATGACAGGCATTTATAACAGAAGAAAATTTTTTGAGCTGGGTGAAGTGCTTTTTAGACAAATAGAGAATCTGTTCGCAGTGATGATAGATATTGATAGGTTCAAAAATATCAATGACACCTACGGGCATCCCTTTGGAGATATTGTTATCAAAAGCCTGGCACAGACAATCTCTAACCTCATACCCGATACAGCTGTTTTTGGAAGGTTGGGAGGGGAGGAGTTTATGATCCTTCTGGAAAATGGTTCACTCGATGAGATGAAAGAAAAAGCTGAGGAGATAAGGGTAGCCATAGAAAACCTGGAAAACATGTATGAGGGAAGTGTGGTTAAATTTACTGTCAGCAGCGGCATTGCACAAAAGTACCCCTCTGACACAATAGATACATTTTTAAAAAGGGCAGATGAAGCACTTTATGATGCAAAGGAAACAGGGAGAAACAGGGTTTGTTTTAGAGGGGTCGTCCGTATATAA